In a genomic window of Papilio machaon chromosome 4, ilPapMach1.1, whole genome shotgun sequence:
- the LOC106720658 gene encoding ankyrin repeat and MYND domain-containing protein 2: MDNKSDEQSTAEKSIFNAIAQEDMDEFKNILAHHKGSVDLFDENGMTALQHAAYKGNKDMVQMLLDRGADVNSGKHEYNYTALHFGALSGNSDVCKLLLNAGAKPTATNSVGRTAAQMAAFVGNHHTVATINNFVPLSEISYYSIPRGQQTEPYLPPVLVDPLHKFVLGVNIHPVRLALNLQNSPALLDNADKASKVLELLSKKEMTRGSDTNEVMAFKYHYLSYILNEIFNIRDKQKPNTENKEEKKHDPIEIFSKKLLKPGKDGISLDLMDAFLKDCVREFPYRECTTFHQMVTSLTSKDPPPALSVINCTINGQRGFVDAIPYCSTCGEEKPAKKCSKCKTVQYCDRECQRLHWFVHKKACNRETAPVTTSTNTKPVIDATELTSQLQNLVAG; this comes from the exons ATGGATAATAAGTCTGATGAACAGTCCACTGCGGagaaatcgatttttaatgCAATAGCGCAGGAAGATATGGACGagtttaagaatattttagcTCATCACAAGGGTAGTGTTGATTTGTTTGACGAAAATGGTATGACGGCACTTCAGCATGCCGCTTATAAGGGCAACAAGGATATGGTTCAAATGCTACTTGATAGA GGTGCGGACGTGAATTCTGGAAAAcatgaatataattataccGCTCTACATTTCGGGGCGTTGTCAGGCAACTCGGATGTATGCAAATTGTTGTTAAATGCTGGAGCCAAACCCACTGCAACAAACTCTGTAGGAAGAACCGCGGCTCAAATGGCTGCTTTTGTGGGGAACCACCACACAGTGGctacaataaacaattttgtacCTTTATCTGAGATCTCATACTATTCTATTCCAAGAGGTCAGCAGACAGAACCCTACCTCCCACCAGTGTTGGTGGATCCATTACACAAATTTGTACTCGGTGTCAATATTCATCCTGTCCGATTAGcacttaatttacaaaattcccCTGCTCTGCTAGACAATGCTGACAAAGCTAGCAAAGTGCttgaattattaagtaaaaaagagATGACTAGAGGAAGTGATACCAATGAAGTAATGGCCTTTAAATATCATTACCTTTCTTATATTctcaatgaaatatttaacattagaGATAAGCAAAAACCAAACACCGAAAATAAAGAGGAAAAGAAACACGATCCAATTGAAATATTCTCAAAGAAGTTACTAAAGCCTGGCAAAGATGGCATATCTCTGGATCTGATGGATGCATTCCTAAAGGACTGCGTAAGAGAGTTCCCATACAGAGAATGTACAACATTCCACCAGATGGTGACCTCTCTTACCAGTAAAGATCCCCCTCCTGCTCTGTCGGTGATAAACTGTACTATCAATGGTCAGCGTGGTTTCGTTGATGCAATACCATACTGCAGCACTTGTGGTGAAGAGAAGCCGGCTAAGAAATGTTCCAAATGCAAAACTGTGCAATACTGCGACAGAGAGTGCCAACGTCTACATTGGTTTGTGCACAAAAAAGCTTGCAACAGAGAAACTGCACCTGTGACTACGTCTACTAATACTAAACCAGTCATAGATGCAACAGAATTAACGTCTCAGTTGCAAAACCTGGTCGCTGGATAG